A genomic segment from Glycine soja cultivar W05 chromosome 18, ASM419377v2, whole genome shotgun sequence encodes:
- the LOC114396990 gene encoding uncharacterized protein LOC114396990 has product MELGVGTPIKVDSNTLKVEHGHFAHYKGLYIICVGCGYYGHLERNCVKCTAQHESPNKNRPSPSSTKDPPMTSPSKTNVKGQEDVKVINVGDNVHGDWLVLPRRKKPRNKGVNEKVYDHINPFKVMGSIHARSKDIQRKNITIIEGKGSIPMKFQRNPNPIVVVQKRRRYCHNNMSRASKLPPTKVEAKSSPPKSPNSQLRNGKGMQWFLSSTTFERSTTSSSTRAGTTPPFRSPSPRFCRHFRLRPMLFLLALTRSMTFPCLSILLTSCYLDSVQRGGLFVALLEITGGKASIQVNGKTYRKNSRLILSGGDERSDILYDSCVGSEIYQETLCKALAKHFGARLLIVDCLSLPGVCFFSTSVQIFLCFYHSPLFTVLCVFMVFLWCIAHSYSKGVSISVMQTFIFLSYSGKLRFYSSSILIRGPSYGSRGKVLLAFEDNRSSKIGVRFDKSIPDGNDLGGLCEDDRRFFCSGNSVDDSGGDDANKFFFTGPKDASIPEEMTLKQLGRLFPNKVTIQLPQDEALLSDWKQQLERDIETMKVQSNIVSVCTVSPKTSDSFYVPFLLLLSYASSYCIFSACFYFFHLLCISVICLWNMWNLMHWLCEIFLTALRNAQCHFRSCFCG; this is encoded by the exons ATGGAATTAGGAGTTGGAACACCTATAAAAGTGGATTCAAATACCCTAAAGGTGGAGCATGGCCATTTTGCTCAT TATAAGGGTCTTTACATTATATGTGTTGGATGTGGCTATTATGGCCATTTGGAGAGAAACTGTGTGAAGTGTACGGCACAACATGAAAGCCCTAACAAGAACCGACCTTCTCCATCAAGTACAAAAGACCCTCCAATGACTAGTCCCTCTAAGACTAATGTGAAGGGACAAGAAGATGTTAAGGTTATTAATGTTGGTGATAATGTGCATGGAGATTGGCTTGTTCTTCCTAGGAGGAAAAAGCCAAGGAACAAAGGTGTTAATGAAAAGGTCTATGATCATATCAATCCCTTTAAAGTGATGGGGTCAATTCATGCTAGGAGTAAAGATATACAGAGGAAAAATATTACCATTATTGAGGGGAAAGGGTCAATTCCTATGAAATTCCAACGTAACCCTAATCCCATTGTTGTTGTGCAAAAAAGAAGGAGATATTGCCACAACAACATGTCACGAGCTAGCAAATTGCCACCAACCAAAGTTGAGGCCAAATCTAGTCCCCCCAAATCACCCAATAGTCAATTAAGAAATGGGAAGGGCATGCAAT GGTTCTTGAGCTCCACGACGTTTGAGCGCTCCACGACTTCCTCGTCGACACGTGCAGGGACGACGCCACCGTTCAGGTCCCCGTCCCCAAGGTTCTGTCGCCACTTCCGCCTCCGTCCGATGTTGTTCCTCTTGGCCCTGACGCGCTCGATGA CATTTCCATGTCTTTCAATATTACTGACCAGTTGTTATTTGGATTCTGTTCAGCGTGGAGGCTTGTTTGTTGCATTACTTGAAATCACAGGGGGCAAAGCTTCTATTCAAGTTAATGGCAAGACATATCGAAAGAATTCCCGTCTGATTTTAAGTGGAGGTGATGAG AGAAGTGATATTTTATATGATTCTTGCGTAGGTTCGGAAATATATCAGGAGACTTTGTGCAAGGCACTTGCGAAGCATTTTGGTGCCAGGCTACTAATTGTCGATTGTCTCTCATTGCCTGGTGTATGTTTTTTTAGTACTTCAGTTcagatatttttgtgtttttatcatTCTCCTTT ATTTACCGTGTTATGTGTTTTTATGGTTTTTCTCTGGTGCATTGCTCATAGCTATTCAAAAGGTGTTTCAATTTCTGTTATGCAGACT tttatatttttgtcttattctggaaaattaagattttattcttcttctatATTGATCAGGGGACCAAGCTATGGCTCCCGGGGCAAAGTTCTGCTTGCTTTTGAAGATAATAGGTCTTCAAAAATTGGGGTTAGGTTTGATAAATCAATTCCAGATGGCAATGATCTTGGAGGCCTTTGTGAGGATGATCGTAGGTTCTTTTGTTCTGGTAATTC GGTAGATGATtctggaggggatgatgcaaatAAATTt TTCTTTACCGGTCCAAAAGATGCCTCTATTCCTGAAGAA ATGACCTTGAAGCAACTTGGGCGTCTTTTCCCAAACAAAGTGACAATACAGCTGCCTCAG GACGAGGCTTTACTTTCTGATTGGAAGCAACAATTAGAACGTGATATTGAAACTATGAAAGTTCAATCCAATATTGTCAGCGTTTGCACAGTAAGTCCGAAAACATCTGATAGTTTTTATGTGCcttttttgcttttattatCCTATGCTTCCTCTTATTGCATTTTTTCTgcatgtttctatttttttcacttgTTGTGCATTAGTGTGATTTGCCTTTGGAATATGTGGAATCTCATGCATTGGCTTTGTGAAATTTTCCTAACTGCGCTTAGAAATGCTCAATGTCATTTTAGAAGTTGTTTCTGtggataa
- the LOC114396989 gene encoding importin subunit alpha-1a-like → MSLQPGSGSGSDSGSGSEKRKKSYDSEINLVDDTPLKKGRREELSSEIPSKEKLLEAIPEMKQRIWSECPDEQMDAMMHFTNLLGSIEPPRPIDEVIEAEVVPRFVQFLDMYDKPDLQFEAVWSLTNIASGKSHHTRVVVEHGAVPLLVKLLILSNNEDVIEQVVWAISNIAGESPKYRDLVLEEGVLLPLISLLGPPLPTMSMLLTTTWTLSNLVRGKPHVEPLMPVLKTLIDMDNEEVLLNACSALYFLSNVSAGATQAIIEAEVCPKLVELLLYSSDSVSLLALQTLGNIAAGNDAQTQHVIDNQFLPPVRLLLFLTRERNEIIFRKACWAISNITAGNRTQIQAVIDAEIFPILVGFFCHHHADSDFDIKKEVVWAITNATRRGSADQIMDLADQGCAKPLSELLTHPNPEIVSICVEGLQKILMARISQQQRR, encoded by the exons atgtcACTGCAACCTGGTTCTGGTTCTGGTTCTGATTCTGGTTCTGGTTctgagaagaggaagaaaagcTATGACAGTGAAATCAATCTCGTCGATGACACCCCCCTcaagaaaggaagaagagaagaattgtCTTCAGAAATCCCTTCCAAAGAAAAG CTTTTGGAAGCTATTCCCGAGATGAAGCAACGTATATGGTCTGAGTGCCCTGACGAACAAATGGATGCAATGATGCACTTTACAAATCTGTTAGGATCTATAG AGCCCCCTCGTCCAATTGATGAGGTGATTGAGGCAGAAGTTGTCCCTCGCTTTGTGCAATTCTTGGATATGTATGATAAACCCGACTTGCAG TTTGAAGCTGTATGGTCGTTAACCAATATTGCTAGCGGAAAATCCCATCACACAAGAGTTGTCGTTGAACATGGCGCAGTTCCCTTGTTGGTGAAACTTCTCATCCTTAGCAACAATGAGGACGTCATAGAACAG GTAGTATGGGCTATAAGTAACATTGCTGGTGAATCCCCAAAATATAGGGATCTTGTTCTTGAGGAAGGTGTTCTTCTACCGTTAATATCTCTGTTGGGTCCACCACTTCCAACAATGTCTATGTTGTTGACTACTACATGGACTTTATCTAATTTGGTCCGTGGAAAGCCTCAC GTAGAGCCTCTCATGCCTGTCCTTAAGACACTCATCGACATGGACAACGAAGAAGTTTTATTAAATGCATGCAGTGCTCTTTATTTCCTTTCAAATGTCTCAGCTGGCGCAACTCAGGCTATTATCGAAGCAGAAGTTTGCCCAAAACTAGTGGAGCTTTTGCT GTATTCATCAGATTCAGTTAGTTTACTTGCACTTCAGACTTTGGGAAACATCGCTGCTGGTAATGATGCTCAGACTCAG CATGTAATTGATAACCAATTTCTCCCACCTGTTCGTCTACTTCTTTTTCTCACGCGAGAACGAAATGAAATCATCTTCCGAAAAGCTTGTTGGGCAATCTCAAATATCACAGCTGGTAATAGAACTCAAATACAG GCAGTGATTGATGCCGAAATTTTTCCTATTCTTGTTGGgtttttttgtcatcatcatgcTGACTCTGATTTTGATATCAAGAAGGAGGTGGTCTGGGCCATCACCAATGCCACTAGAAGAGGATCTGCTGACCAAATCAT GGACCTG